The following are encoded together in the Arcticibacterium luteifluviistationis genome:
- a CDS encoding efflux RND transporter periplasmic adaptor subunit: MRPLLIVGLLLVLLIIGKVFFWGKSDDTPATSGVTNTPTATFVSTILVSSDNSDQLVYSSGTLSPNEEVELRSEYSGRLVKLNLSEGSYVKKGALIAKIKDDDIQAQLKKVAIEEELANQIEARQKKLLQIEAISKEEYEISASRVSTLNADKELLEVQLAKTEIRAPFSGRIGLKNISEGAYVTPNTLIATLVQINPLKIDFAIPEKYLTKVKPGQQVSFEIDGTAESFNSKILAIDPRIDATLRTLKIRGLTSNTNGKLLPGMFVKVKLNLGKEQSLMIPSETIIPVLEGKKVYLKRNGIVESVLIETGLRNEKMVQVLSGLNEGDSLITTALQVLKPGISVTSN, from the coding sequence ATGCGACCACTACTAATAGTCGGTTTACTTTTGGTTCTTTTAATCATCGGTAAAGTTTTTTTCTGGGGCAAATCAGATGATACACCTGCTACCTCTGGTGTAACCAATACACCTACAGCCACCTTTGTAAGCACTATTTTAGTTTCTTCAGACAACTCTGACCAACTGGTATACTCATCAGGTACACTCTCCCCAAATGAAGAAGTAGAATTAAGAAGTGAATACTCTGGGAGGCTAGTAAAACTTAACCTTAGCGAAGGTTCTTATGTTAAAAAAGGGGCATTGATAGCTAAAATAAAAGATGACGACATCCAGGCTCAATTAAAGAAAGTCGCTATTGAAGAAGAACTAGCAAACCAGATTGAGGCACGTCAAAAGAAGCTCTTACAAATAGAGGCTATTAGTAAAGAAGAATACGAAATTTCAGCAAGTAGGGTAAGTACCCTGAATGCAGATAAAGAGTTATTAGAAGTTCAATTAGCCAAAACCGAGATTAGGGCTCCTTTTTCAGGACGAATTGGACTAAAAAACATATCCGAAGGAGCTTACGTTACGCCAAACACGCTTATCGCTACCTTGGTACAGATCAACCCACTAAAGATAGATTTCGCAATTCCGGAGAAATATCTCACCAAAGTAAAACCAGGTCAACAAGTTTCTTTTGAGATTGACGGCACAGCCGAATCTTTTAATTCAAAAATTTTAGCGATTGACCCAAGAATTGACGCAACTCTAAGAACGCTAAAAATAAGAGGTTTAACTAGTAATACGAATGGTAAACTACTTCCAGGCATGTTTGTGAAAGTGAAATTAAATTTGGGGAAAGAGCAATCGCTTATGATTCCATCTGAAACTATTATTCCCGTATTAGAAGGTAAAAAGGTTTACCTAAAAAGAAATGGCATAGTAGAATCTGTTTTGATAGAAACTGGGCTAAGAAATGAAAAAATGGTACAGGTTTTAAGTGGATTAAACGAAGGAGATTCTTTAATCACAACCGCGTTACAAGTTTTAAAACCTGGTATATCGGTAACATCTAACTAA
- the proB gene encoding glutamate 5-kinase, with protein sequence MYKKRIVIKVGTNVMVNKSKRIIKPVLEGLVKQIATLFEEDIICVLVSSGSVIAGREVLGRIKIQDKAQKRQVYSAVGQPRMMFHYYTLFGQYGLKCAQVLATKRDFNPGMHRENMINCYEGLLAEGVIPVANEDDAVSVTKSMFSDNDELASLVAELINADLLIILTSTDGLFTGDPEAKDTTLIKNVSVGQDVEQYVDDKEKGEGEGRGGMGSKLNMAKATARKNIPTVIANGKRENVIIDIVHGEAIGTRVSK encoded by the coding sequence ATGTATAAAAAAAGAATAGTAATTAAGGTAGGTACCAATGTGATGGTTAATAAATCTAAAAGGATTATTAAGCCAGTATTGGAAGGTTTGGTGAAACAAATTGCCACACTTTTTGAAGAAGATATTATATGTGTTTTAGTTTCTTCAGGCTCAGTGATAGCAGGAAGAGAGGTTTTAGGAAGAATCAAAATACAAGATAAGGCTCAAAAAAGACAGGTTTATTCCGCAGTGGGGCAGCCTAGAATGATGTTCCATTATTACACCCTTTTTGGTCAGTATGGTTTAAAGTGTGCACAGGTTTTGGCTACCAAAAGAGACTTTAATCCAGGAATGCACCGTGAAAATATGATAAACTGTTATGAAGGTTTATTAGCAGAAGGTGTGATTCCAGTAGCCAATGAGGATGATGCAGTATCTGTAACCAAATCTATGTTTTCAGATAATGACGAACTAGCTTCGCTAGTGGCAGAATTAATTAATGCTGATTTATTAATAATCTTGACTAGCACTGATGGTCTTTTTACGGGTGACCCAGAAGCAAAAGATACCACGCTTATTAAGAATGTGTCTGTAGGACAGGACGTTGAACAGTACGTAGACGACAAAGAAAAAGGTGAAGGTGAAGGAAGAGGGGGAATGGGCTCTAAATTAAATATGGCAAAAGCTACTGCTAGGAAAAACATACCTACGGTAATAGCAAACGGAAAAAGAGAGAACGTTATCATTGATATAGTTCATGGTGAAGCTATTGGAACTAGGGTTTCCAAGTAA
- a CDS encoding NADP-dependent oxidoreductase codes for MNKQILLKERPEGLPTASTWSLNNAEIPALADGEILIKNEYISLDPAMRGWLRDVRSYIPPVGINEVMRAGSLGRVVKANNHPKFKEGDVLVGTGGVQQYVVSNGKGFLKVEEGNRPLTEYLGVLGMPGMTAYFGILEVGELKDGETVVVSGAAGAVGSVVGQIAKIKGCKVIGIAGGKAKCDYLVNELGFDAAIDYKSDNIYAAIKEHCPKGIDVYFDNVGGEILDAALSRLAMHARIVICGAISQYNNTEKVSGPSNYMSLLVNRASMKGMVVFDYASRYHVAREQMEIWLNEGKLKSQEDIYEGIENFNDTLLRLFDGNKQGKLILKVSED; via the coding sequence ATGAATAAACAAATCTTATTGAAAGAACGCCCTGAAGGATTGCCAACGGCATCTACATGGAGTTTAAACAATGCCGAAATTCCTGCATTGGCAGACGGCGAAATTTTAATTAAAAACGAATATATTTCTTTAGACCCTGCCATGCGAGGTTGGCTTAGAGATGTACGCTCTTACATACCACCCGTTGGCATTAATGAAGTGATGCGTGCTGGCTCATTAGGTAGAGTGGTTAAAGCTAATAATCATCCAAAATTTAAAGAAGGTGATGTATTAGTAGGCACTGGCGGTGTGCAGCAATATGTGGTTTCTAACGGAAAGGGATTTTTAAAAGTAGAAGAAGGCAATAGACCTTTAACAGAATACCTCGGCGTATTAGGTATGCCAGGCATGACCGCCTATTTCGGAATTTTAGAAGTAGGCGAGTTAAAAGATGGCGAAACCGTAGTGGTATCTGGAGCTGCGGGTGCGGTAGGAAGTGTAGTGGGACAAATTGCTAAAATCAAAGGCTGTAAAGTAATAGGAATAGCCGGAGGAAAAGCTAAATGCGATTACCTCGTCAACGAACTAGGTTTTGATGCTGCCATTGACTATAAATCAGACAATATTTACGCCGCCATAAAAGAGCATTGCCCAAAGGGAATTGATGTTTATTTTGACAATGTAGGTGGCGAAATTTTAGATGCCGCTCTTTCAAGATTGGCAATGCACGCCCGTATTGTAATTTGCGGAGCTATATCTCAATATAACAATACTGAAAAAGTAAGTGGTCCGAGTAATTATATGTCGCTACTGGTCAACAGAGCTTCTATGAAAGGTATGGTGGTTTTTGATTATGCGAGCCGTTACCATGTAGCTAGAGAACAGATGGAAATTTGGCTAAACGAAGGCAAACTAAAAAGTCAAGAAGACATTTACGAAGGCATTGAAAACTTCAACGATACTTTATTGAGGCTATTTGACGGCAACAAACAAGGAAAATTAATCTTGAAAGTTTCGGAAGATTGA
- a CDS encoding tetratricopeptide repeat protein gives MKLLLEFLEEEPSDPFNRYAVAMEVLKVDAQQSIEHLEILMNEFSDYLPTYYQLAQLYFDKDELEKAAAVYEVGIALAKAQKNQKIEKELEGAYQMLKDEMEEW, from the coding sequence TTGAAATTATTATTAGAATTTTTGGAAGAAGAACCGAGTGACCCTTTTAATAGATATGCCGTAGCTATGGAGGTCTTAAAGGTTGATGCTCAGCAGAGCATAGAACATTTAGAGATTTTGATGAATGAGTTTTCGGACTATTTACCTACTTATTATCAGTTGGCCCAGTTGTATTTTGATAAAGATGAGCTCGAGAAAGCCGCTGCTGTTTATGAAGTTGGGATTGCTTTAGCGAAAGCACAAAAGAATCAAAAAATAGAAAAGGAGCTAGAAGGGGCCTATCAAATGCTTAAAGATGAAATGGAGGAATGGTAG
- a CDS encoding zinc dependent phospholipase C family protein: protein MKKYRFSFILVLALLSMGVFSSFIWGFYAHQQINRLAIYTLPEEMLGFYKKNIDYVTENAVNPDRRRYAVEGEAPRHYIDLDIYPKEVQEDLASLSWSKAVEKYSEDTLMAYGVVPWQVVRMKYQLTDAFVKRDLPNILRLSADVGHYIADAHVPLHTTENYNGQMTNQIGIHGFWESRLPELFSNDYSFWIGQATYINNIHESIWDVVLSSHAALDSVFGFENELTLKMDDDKKFSVGERNGQTIKQYSKDFSKKYHKMLEGQVEKRMRSSVKMVGNFWYTCWVDAGQPNLDELGVFEFESNGDEVELKKAWLRQILKVRKEADDI, encoded by the coding sequence TTGAAAAAATATAGGTTCTCTTTTATTCTAGTACTTGCCTTGCTATCTATGGGGGTATTTAGTTCATTTATTTGGGGCTTTTATGCCCATCAACAAATCAATAGACTAGCCATTTACACCTTACCCGAAGAGATGTTGGGTTTCTATAAGAAGAATATAGATTATGTCACAGAAAATGCCGTCAATCCAGATAGGAGACGTTATGCCGTAGAAGGAGAGGCCCCAAGGCATTATATTGATTTAGATATTTATCCTAAAGAAGTTCAAGAAGACTTGGCTAGTCTGAGTTGGTCAAAGGCTGTAGAAAAGTATTCAGAAGATACGCTCATGGCTTACGGTGTGGTGCCGTGGCAGGTAGTGAGAATGAAGTATCAATTGACAGATGCTTTCGTAAAACGTGATTTGCCAAACATACTTAGGCTGTCGGCAGATGTTGGGCATTACATTGCTGACGCTCATGTTCCGCTACACACTACAGAAAATTATAATGGGCAAATGACCAATCAAATTGGAATTCATGGTTTTTGGGAATCACGCTTACCTGAGCTTTTTTCAAATGATTATTCCTTTTGGATAGGGCAGGCTACTTATATTAATAACATTCATGAAAGTATCTGGGATGTAGTTTTAAGCTCTCATGCCGCACTAGATTCTGTTTTTGGTTTTGAAAATGAACTTACACTTAAGATGGATGACGACAAGAAGTTTTCTGTAGGTGAAAGAAATGGACAAACTATAAAACAGTACTCTAAAGACTTTTCAAAGAAATATCATAAAATGTTAGAAGGCCAGGTAGAGAAGAGGATGCGTTCTTCTGTTAAAATGGTCGGGAATTTTTGGTATACCTGCTGGGTAGACGCTGGACAGCCAAATTTGGACGAGTTAGGTGTTTTTGAATTTGAAAGTAATGGGGATGAAGTAGAACTTAAAAAAGCATGGCTTCGCCAAATTTTGAAAGTACGTAAAGAGGCGGATGATATCTAA
- the rpsT gene encoding 30S ribosomal protein S20, with protein sequence MANHKSALKRIRSNESKTLRNKYQHKTTRTAVRKLRAATDAKEATEQLKVVSAMLDKLARKNVIHKNKAANIKSSLTKLVNGLAA encoded by the coding sequence ATGGCAAATCATAAGTCAGCATTAAAAAGAATTAGGTCTAACGAAAGTAAGACACTAAGAAATAAGTACCAGCACAAAACTACCCGTACTGCCGTAAGAAAATTACGTGCTGCAACGGATGCTAAAGAAGCTACTGAGCAACTTAAAGTTGTTTCTGCTATGCTTGATAAATTAGCTCGTAAGAACGTAATTCACAAAAACAAAGCAGCTAACATCAAGTCTTCATTGACTAAGTTAGTGAACGGTTTAGCTGCGTAA
- a CDS encoding rhodanese-like domain-containing protein, translating into MKTNSTEITEINQKELKNVLDKENATIVDVRETSEFKDFNIGGINIPAHLLNEHLDELREFDTLIVACSNGARSYILAKIIQKKLPQKNVLHLTEGVF; encoded by the coding sequence ATGAAGACAAACTCAACTGAAATAACAGAAATTAATCAAAAGGAACTTAAGAATGTCCTTGACAAAGAAAACGCTACAATAGTAGACGTTAGAGAAACCTCAGAGTTTAAAGATTTTAATATAGGAGGAATAAATATCCCTGCCCATCTATTGAATGAGCACTTAGACGAACTAAGAGAATTTGACACGCTAATAGTGGCATGCTCCAACGGAGCTAGAAGTTATATTCTAGCCAAAATAATTCAGAAAAAATTACCACAAAAGAATGTCCTACACTTAACGGAAGGAGTTTTCTAG
- a CDS encoding electron transfer flavoprotein subunit beta/FixA family protein, with translation MKILVCISSVPDTTAKIGFTDNDTAFDSNGVTYIIGPYDDYALARAVELKEQSGGTVTVLNVGTASSDPQIRKALAIGADDAIRVNAEPTDSYFVAEQIAHIAKDAGYDLIMMGRETTDYNSGVVHGIVGELLGIPSLSPVMELTIDGDKANISREIEGGKEKIEATLPLVLGCQEPIAEWKIASMRGIMSARKKPLNVVEPVGETLTSISSYSLPPAKGACKMIPAEEAEKLIELLRTEAKVI, from the coding sequence ATGAAAATACTCGTTTGTATTTCAAGTGTTCCTGACACAACTGCCAAAATTGGTTTTACAGATAACGACACCGCTTTTGACAGTAATGGTGTGACTTATATTATTGGACCCTATGACGATTACGCATTAGCAAGAGCTGTAGAACTAAAGGAGCAAAGCGGAGGAACAGTTACCGTTTTGAACGTAGGTACAGCATCTTCTGACCCTCAAATAAGAAAGGCCTTGGCTATTGGTGCCGACGATGCCATTAGAGTAAACGCAGAGCCTACTGATTCTTATTTTGTAGCGGAACAAATAGCACATATAGCAAAAGATGCAGGTTATGACCTGATAATGATGGGTAGAGAAACTACAGATTATAACTCAGGGGTAGTTCATGGCATTGTAGGAGAACTTTTAGGAATACCGTCTTTATCCCCTGTAATGGAACTGACCATTGATGGTGACAAGGCCAATATCTCAAGAGAAATAGAAGGAGGAAAAGAGAAGATTGAAGCGACGCTTCCTTTAGTTCTAGGTTGTCAAGAACCTATTGCAGAATGGAAAATAGCAAGCATGAGAGGTATTATGTCAGCCAGAAAGAAACCATTAAACGTGGTAGAGCCGGTAGGCGAAACGCTGACAAGCATTTCTTCTTACTCGCTTCCTCCAGCAAAAGGAGCTTGTAAAATGATTCCTGCAGAAGAGGCTGAGAAGCTTATTGAACTTCTAAGAACAGAGGCTAAGGTTATTTAA
- the radC gene encoding RadC family protein: MGVYFVMTHNDRTSISYWAEEDRPREKLLLKGRGALSDSELIAILIGSGSREKSAVELSRDILAYYKNDINLLAKAGIKELTNFKGIGEAKAISIVAALEIGRRRKTEGNKISALINSPAKAYDYFKPFLMDLHHEEFWILLLDRALKPIKHFKIGQGGVAMVMADPKLVFKHAIEHLATSIILCHNHPSGKKIPSHADMQLTKKLQHGALLLDMIIYDHIIFTDNGFYSFSNEDKLN, from the coding sequence ATGGGCGTATATTTCGTTATGACACATAACGACCGTACTTCTATCTCTTATTGGGCTGAAGAAGATCGCCCAAGAGAAAAACTACTATTAAAAGGCAGAGGTGCTTTATCAGACTCTGAATTGATAGCAATCTTGATAGGTTCAGGAAGTAGAGAAAAATCTGCAGTAGAATTATCAAGAGATATTTTAGCTTACTACAAAAACGACATTAACCTTTTAGCCAAAGCAGGCATCAAAGAGCTGACAAACTTTAAGGGAATTGGCGAAGCAAAAGCTATTTCTATAGTAGCTGCCCTAGAAATAGGTCGAAGACGAAAAACCGAAGGCAACAAAATATCTGCTTTAATAAATTCACCAGCTAAAGCTTACGATTACTTCAAACCTTTCTTGATGGACCTGCATCATGAAGAGTTTTGGATACTTTTATTAGACCGAGCTTTAAAACCTATAAAGCATTTTAAAATAGGACAAGGTGGAGTTGCCATGGTTATGGCTGACCCAAAACTAGTTTTCAAACATGCTATAGAGCATCTAGCAACTTCTATCATTCTTTGCCATAATCACCCATCTGGGAAAAAGATACCTAGCCATGCTGATATGCAGCTAACTAAAAAACTACAGCATGGAGCATTGCTATTAGATATGATAATTTACGACCATATAATATTCACCGACAACGGCTTTTATAGCTTTTCTAATGAAGACAAACTCAACTGA
- a CDS encoding EboA domain-containing protein: MQQKGVTGIISLKEEVFKCCLNNLEEQSSLDWFKEKVQKLETNSSFFLAFGMVKRKVENGSVIISQGLKSKLQSINPAFSEEDWDLISFCRLAFLLQLNSPDNKEKIETLLASADIKEQVIIYRALQYLENAEDFKLNIIDGIRTNMIDVFDAIALENNYAFTYFSEDAWNHMVLKAIFMERPIYRIHGIDQRKNEKLAGILQDFVHERWAAGRVVTPELWRMISGFTTESIIEDLKKAVLNDTDLGKAAAQKVLENAGQNDWIKSQGLEPVKLTWEEIGKEIWEA, translated from the coding sequence ATGCAGCAGAAGGGTGTGACTGGAATTATAAGTTTAAAAGAAGAAGTTTTTAAGTGTTGCTTAAATAACTTGGAAGAACAATCATCGTTAGATTGGTTTAAAGAAAAAGTACAGAAGTTAGAAACAAACAGTTCATTCTTTCTTGCCTTTGGTATGGTAAAAAGGAAAGTTGAAAACGGTTCTGTCATTATTTCGCAAGGTCTGAAAAGTAAGTTGCAAAGTATAAATCCTGCATTCTCCGAAGAAGATTGGGACTTGATTTCTTTCTGTCGACTTGCATTTTTATTGCAACTAAATTCACCTGATAATAAAGAGAAAATAGAGACGCTGCTAGCCTCTGCCGATATAAAGGAGCAAGTGATTATCTATAGGGCTTTGCAATACTTAGAAAATGCAGAAGATTTTAAATTGAATATCATTGACGGTATCCGTACCAATATGATTGACGTTTTTGATGCTATAGCTTTAGAGAATAATTATGCGTTTACGTATTTCAGTGAAGATGCTTGGAATCACATGGTTTTGAAAGCCATTTTCATGGAAAGGCCTATTTATAGAATTCATGGTATAGACCAACGCAAAAACGAAAAGCTAGCAGGCATACTTCAAGACTTTGTGCATGAAAGATGGGCTGCTGGAAGAGTAGTCACACCCGAGCTATGGAGAATGATTAGTGGATTCACCACGGAATCAATTATCGAAGATTTGAAAAAAGCGGTGCTTAATGATACTGATTTAGGTAAAGCTGCCGCTCAAAAGGTTTTGGAAAACGCTGGTCAAAACGATTGGATAAAAAGTCAAGGATTGGAACCTGTTAAACTTACTTGGGAAGAAATAGGCAAAGAAATCTGGGAGGCTTAG
- a CDS encoding electron transfer flavoprotein subunit alpha/FixB family protein: protein MSILVFAELADGVVKKTSLEAVYYGAKVAEMLGGTNTVIAIGNASETELAKLGNYGATKVLHAGDSKLESANIMAYSEVLTAAAKSTGATVIITAKSSLADAVTARTAGALKAGVVGNVTELPKLDNGFSVTRSIFTGKAFAETTINTDIKVLALKKNAITPVTSDSAAPVEAFQADVNDTAFGAKITETLKATGTVPLPEADLVVSGGRGMKGPENWQPLLDLAEALGATTACSKPVSDLDWRPHHEHVGQTGVKVSPNLYIACGISGAIQHLAGVNSSKVIVVINTDPEAPFFKAADYGIVGDVFDVLPKLTAAVKAG, encoded by the coding sequence ATGTCAATTTTAGTATTTGCAGAATTAGCAGATGGAGTAGTAAAAAAGACCTCTTTAGAGGCTGTTTATTATGGAGCCAAAGTAGCAGAAATGCTAGGCGGCACCAATACTGTAATAGCCATTGGAAATGCATCAGAAACCGAACTAGCAAAGCTTGGTAATTACGGTGCAACTAAGGTTTTACACGCTGGTGACAGCAAATTAGAGTCTGCCAATATTATGGCCTACTCTGAAGTGTTAACCGCTGCCGCCAAAAGCACAGGTGCAACGGTAATTATTACAGCAAAATCTTCACTAGCTGACGCAGTAACCGCAAGAACAGCAGGTGCTCTGAAAGCAGGGGTAGTAGGTAATGTAACAGAACTACCAAAGCTAGACAATGGTTTTAGCGTAACCAGAAGTATCTTTACAGGTAAGGCTTTTGCGGAAACCACCATTAATACGGATATCAAAGTTTTGGCTTTGAAGAAAAACGCCATTACTCCAGTAACCTCTGACTCGGCTGCACCAGTAGAAGCATTCCAAGCAGACGTAAACGATACGGCCTTTGGAGCAAAAATAACAGAAACATTAAAAGCTACAGGAACTGTACCGCTTCCAGAGGCTGACTTAGTAGTGTCGGGTGGACGAGGCATGAAAGGCCCTGAAAACTGGCAACCATTATTAGACTTAGCAGAAGCGTTAGGAGCTACTACAGCATGCTCAAAACCAGTATCTGATTTAGACTGGAGACCTCACCACGAACACGTAGGTCAAACAGGTGTAAAAGTATCCCCAAATCTTTATATAGCTTGTGGAATATCAGGAGCCATTCAGCATTTAGCTGGTGTTAACTCTTCAAAGGTCATAGTAGTTATTAATACAGACCCAGAAGCTCCTTTCTTTAAGGCAGCCGATTACGGGATAGTAGGAGACGTTTTTGACGTACTTCCTAAACTAACAGCAGCTGTAAAAGCAGGTTGA
- a CDS encoding asparaginase encodes MVVYNTFKIDTDIQGKTDVSKVLMIYTGGTLGMVYDKVKKTLVPLKFEEIQKNIPELERFESELTIIPIEPPIDSSNMSPAVWIELAALIAEQYERYDGFVILHGTDTMAHTASALSFLLENLAKPVILTGAQLPIGVTRTDARENMMTALELAADKVDGETILHEVCIYFNGRLLRGNRAKKYESSQFDAFQSENYPMLAEVGIYCVYNRPYMLPKPEGEFTSYAALNTDVLILKLFPGISNAFVKQILATENLEAVVLETYGSGNASSDEGFLRLLKEASKNGIIIYNVSQCSGGEVRQGDYDTGKGLQNAGVISGKDITTEAAVCKLMYLLAMGNPISETKRLLQENLRGEVVD; translated from the coding sequence ATGGTAGTATATAACACATTTAAAATAGACACTGACATTCAGGGGAAGACTGACGTTTCTAAGGTGCTCATGATTTATACAGGGGGTACTTTGGGGATGGTTTACGACAAGGTCAAAAAAACACTGGTGCCGCTAAAGTTTGAAGAAATTCAAAAGAATATTCCCGAACTGGAAAGATTTGAATCAGAGTTGACCATTATACCTATAGAGCCACCGATTGACTCTTCTAATATGAGTCCAGCGGTTTGGATCGAGTTGGCCGCTTTGATTGCGGAGCAATATGAGAGATATGATGGTTTTGTGATTCTTCACGGTACCGATACTATGGCACACACGGCTTCTGCATTGAGCTTTTTATTGGAGAATTTGGCGAAGCCTGTCATATTAACGGGTGCTCAGCTGCCAATAGGAGTTACGAGGACAGATGCTAGAGAAAATATGATGACGGCCTTAGAGCTTGCTGCTGATAAGGTTGATGGAGAAACTATTTTGCACGAAGTGTGTATTTACTTCAATGGCAGGCTATTAAGAGGAAACAGAGCTAAGAAATATGAAAGTTCACAGTTTGATGCTTTTCAATCTGAAAACTATCCGATGCTGGCTGAAGTAGGGATTTACTGTGTTTATAATAGGCCTTATATGCTGCCCAAACCTGAGGGAGAGTTTACAAGTTATGCAGCTTTAAACACTGATGTTTTGATTTTAAAACTCTTTCCAGGGATTTCAAATGCTTTTGTGAAGCAAATTTTAGCTACTGAAAACTTAGAAGCTGTGGTTTTGGAAACCTATGGCTCGGGAAATGCCTCTTCAGATGAAGGATTTCTAAGATTATTAAAGGAAGCATCAAAAAACGGTATTATAATTTATAATGTGTCGCAGTGTAGTGGGGGAGAAGTGCGGCAGGGAGATTATGACACAGGCAAAGGGCTTCAAAATGCTGGTGTAATTAGCGGAAAAGATATTACCACGGAAGCGGCGGTTTGTAAATTGATGTATTTACTGGCCATGGGTAATCCTATTTCCGAAACGAAGAGGTTGCTTCAGGAGAATTTGAGAGGTGAAGTGGTGGATTAA
- a CDS encoding succinylglutamate desuccinylase/aspartoacylase family protein, which produces MKSLQILGKDIGVGKTVLSLDIAKLHTRTSLEVPVIIERSAVDGPVLLLLAGIHGDEVNGVEIVRQIISKKISKPTSGTVICIPVVNVFGFLNQTRDFPDGRDLNRTFPGSAKGSLAGRFAHAIMHDIVPHVDYCIDFHTGSSSRFNYAQVRMDGEDKECIALAKIFGVKFVIDAPIRDKSFRKSASILGKKVLLFEGGKDHHLDKEVTRQAINGTMRVMQYLGLRDFSKELEAKPASKEQIYVRKSTWLRANHSGMYRRVVSIGQKVEKGDTIGSISDPYGDFEKKVKSTYTGYIIGSNHSPIVNQGDALVHVSTTHEEMM; this is translated from the coding sequence ATGAAATCGTTACAAATTCTTGGTAAAGATATTGGTGTAGGTAAGACGGTTTTATCGCTTGATATAGCCAAATTACACACACGCACTAGTTTAGAAGTGCCTGTGATTATTGAACGCTCTGCTGTTGATGGTCCCGTTTTGTTGCTGCTTGCAGGAATTCATGGAGACGAGGTTAATGGTGTAGAGATAGTCCGCCAAATCATTTCAAAGAAAATAAGTAAACCAACTAGCGGGACAGTAATTTGTATTCCGGTGGTGAATGTTTTTGGTTTTCTAAATCAAACACGTGATTTTCCAGATGGAAGAGATTTGAATAGAACCTTCCCTGGTTCGGCCAAGGGTTCACTGGCAGGGCGTTTTGCTCATGCCATTATGCATGATATAGTTCCGCATGTAGATTATTGCATTGACTTCCATACGGGAAGTAGTAGCCGTTTTAATTATGCCCAAGTCAGAATGGATGGCGAAGACAAGGAGTGTATAGCCCTTGCAAAGATTTTTGGGGTCAAATTTGTGATTGACGCACCTATCCGTGATAAGTCATTTAGAAAATCTGCCAGTATTTTAGGGAAAAAGGTATTGCTTTTTGAAGGAGGGAAAGACCATCATTTAGATAAAGAGGTAACTAGGCAAGCCATTAATGGTACCATGCGTGTGATGCAGTATTTGGGATTAAGAGACTTTTCCAAAGAACTGGAAGCCAAACCAGCATCTAAAGAACAGATATATGTTCGAAAATCTACCTGGCTACGAGCCAATCATTCTGGTATGTATAGAAGGGTGGTGAGTATTGGTCAAAAAGTAGAAAAAGGCGACACTATTGGTAGTATTTCAGACCCTTACGGTGATTTTGAAAAGAAGGTGAAATCAACTTACACCGGTTATATTATAGGTTCTAATCATTCGCCTATTGTTAATCAAGGCGATGCTTTGGTACATGTGAGTACTACACACGAAGAAATGATGTAG